The Microbulbifer hydrolyticus genome has a segment encoding these proteins:
- a CDS encoding flavin reductase family protein, whose protein sequence is MSTEAELLRPIAPAINGRQHAVEPQQLRQVFGQFATGVTIITTSNESGEPVGMTASSFNTVSLEPPLILWCIGKNTGCFDAFDRCEHFAIHVLSDEQEALSSLFARRGTDRFAGLDYIINNDGVPLLHEYCARLQCTVAARYDGGDHLIMVGRVQAMHTQDREPLLFHRGRYARIA, encoded by the coding sequence ATGTCGACTGAAGCGGAACTACTGAGACCAATTGCCCCTGCTATTAACGGGAGGCAGCATGCAGTTGAGCCCCAGCAACTTCGCCAGGTGTTCGGCCAGTTCGCCACCGGCGTGACCATAATTACCACCAGCAACGAATCCGGCGAACCAGTGGGGATGACCGCCAGCAGTTTCAATACGGTCTCCCTCGAGCCACCGCTGATTCTCTGGTGTATCGGCAAGAACACGGGTTGCTTTGACGCCTTCGATCGCTGCGAGCATTTCGCCATTCACGTTTTGAGTGACGAACAGGAGGCGCTTTCCTCCCTGTTCGCCCGCCGCGGGACAGACAGATTTGCGGGACTGGATTACATCATCAATAACGACGGTGTTCCCCTGCTGCATGAATACTGTGCGCGCCTGCAATGTACTGTAGCCGCGCGCTACGATGGCGGCGATCACCTGATCATGGTGGGCAGAGTCCAGGCCATGCACACCCAGGATCGGGAACCGCTACTCTTCCACCGCGGACGCTACGCGCGTATTGCCTGA
- a CDS encoding class I SAM-dependent methyltransferase: MANTDRQVPPAWNAVGRHGVFPEANHDEIARFNFLTNLNMHLASRVLPGVRKAYDKRIEGTTAPSSRREVGELLRREPLYQLWSSLRRNTMEMRQQNSRAMVFRQLPDLIEKARQLNDGHDNLQMNPAVEIPRYVSAVDTHCMPGSYHTEYCDDDVAAGANYDSGIFVTTAGMLGRYSDGGGQALVEWLREEAKSGYRPKRILDIGCTVGHNIVPLAQAFPDTEILAIDVSAPVLRYAHARARSLGIDNITFRQENAESIAAEDGSFDLIITCMFLHETSNLALPRILAETHRLLANGGKVVHIEQPQFTPDMPPYEQFMRDWDTRNNNEPFWGTLHDLDLFEAMAQAGFARENITTRNLFAVVDETLFPSAAKAAADSEDYGRKPAWHTYIASK; this comes from the coding sequence ATGGCAAATACAGATCGGCAAGTCCCCCCCGCCTGGAATGCGGTCGGGCGCCACGGAGTATTTCCTGAAGCCAATCACGATGAGATCGCCCGCTTCAATTTTCTCACCAACCTGAATATGCACCTCGCATCCCGGGTACTGCCCGGTGTGCGCAAGGCCTATGACAAACGCATTGAAGGCACCACAGCGCCGTCCAGCCGGCGCGAAGTCGGTGAGTTGCTGCGACGCGAACCCCTCTACCAGCTGTGGAGCAGCCTGCGCCGCAACACGATGGAAATGCGTCAGCAGAACAGTCGCGCCATGGTATTCCGCCAGCTGCCGGACCTCATTGAAAAAGCCCGGCAGTTGAATGACGGCCACGATAATCTGCAAATGAATCCTGCGGTGGAGATCCCGCGCTATGTGAGCGCTGTGGATACTCACTGCATGCCGGGCAGTTACCACACTGAATACTGTGACGACGACGTCGCCGCAGGTGCGAACTACGACAGCGGCATTTTTGTCACCACCGCCGGCATGCTCGGGCGCTACAGCGACGGCGGCGGGCAGGCGCTGGTGGAATGGTTAAGAGAAGAAGCGAAATCCGGTTACAGACCCAAGCGCATTCTCGATATCGGCTGTACAGTCGGCCACAACATCGTGCCGCTCGCCCAGGCTTTTCCGGACACCGAAATTCTCGCCATCGATGTCTCCGCCCCGGTGCTGCGCTATGCCCATGCACGGGCCCGCTCGCTGGGCATCGACAACATCACCTTCCGCCAGGAAAACGCCGAATCCATCGCCGCGGAAGACGGCAGCTTCGACCTGATTATCACCTGTATGTTTCTGCATGAAACCTCGAACCTCGCGCTGCCACGCATTCTCGCGGAAACCCATCGCCTGCTCGCAAACGGCGGTAAGGTGGTGCATATCGAACAGCCCCAGTTCACTCCGGACATGCCGCCCTACGAGCAGTTCATGCGCGACTGGGATACCCGCAACAACAACGAGCCCTTCTGGGGCACGCTGCACGACCTGGACCTTTTCGAAGCGATGGCGCAGGCCGGGTTCGCGCGGGAAAATATCACCACCCGCAACCTGTTCGCAGTGGTGGATGAAACCCTGTTCCCGAGCGCGGCCAAGGCCGCGGCCGACAGTGAAGACTACGGGCGCAAGCCTGCCTGGCACACCTATATCGCCAGCAAATGA
- a CDS encoding alpha/beta hydrolase, translated as MMLTRLVKIAGFFAAVFMFHTSAHADAQAEVDAAMTSSPAVKVFQKRDWVGVSQFFGFEPAQPVSSRGLIIYPGAFVDPRAYAPLARHFADLGYHAAVVTPPFNLGLLGSNYADYVKYYWKREVSGWVIGGHSLGGVVAADYVNVHRASWDKVDALFLLAAYPNDLAYLNSLDIPVTSIWGAVDGLTTEQDIEDSKARLPAHTKYVRIEGGNHTQFYYSDTLQSDDNPALISREAQQAIVEQEIGLLLN; from the coding sequence ATGATGCTCACCAGACTTGTAAAGATTGCAGGATTTTTTGCCGCGGTGTTTATGTTCCATACTTCCGCTCACGCCGATGCACAGGCCGAGGTGGATGCGGCCATGACATCATCCCCAGCAGTTAAAGTGTTCCAGAAGCGGGACTGGGTCGGAGTCTCCCAATTCTTCGGCTTCGAACCGGCCCAGCCGGTGTCTTCCCGGGGGCTGATCATTTACCCGGGCGCGTTTGTGGACCCACGTGCTTACGCGCCGCTCGCCCGACACTTTGCTGACCTCGGCTATCATGCGGCAGTGGTTACCCCGCCGTTTAACCTTGGATTGCTTGGCAGCAATTATGCGGATTATGTGAAGTATTACTGGAAGCGTGAGGTGAGCGGTTGGGTGATCGGTGGTCACTCATTGGGTGGTGTCGTTGCCGCCGACTATGTGAATGTTCACCGGGCCTCCTGGGATAAAGTGGATGCACTTTTCCTGCTGGCCGCCTATCCCAATGACCTGGCTTATCTGAACTCGCTGGACATTCCCGTGACCTCCATCTGGGGGGCTGTCGACGGTCTGACCACCGAACAGGATATTGAAGACAGCAAGGCACGGTTGCCCGCGCATACAAAATATGTGCGTATCGAGGGCGGCAACCATACCCAGTTCTATTATTCCGATACGCTGCAGAGCGATGATAATCCTGCCCTGATCAGCCGCGAGGCTCAGCAGGCGATTGTCGAGCAGGAAATTGGATTGCTGCTGAACTGA
- a CDS encoding nitrilase-related carbon-nitrogen hydrolase, giving the protein MSNRTIRVAAAQFHVGTDVDTNLATVLRMLDEAAAVSPDLIVLPEFCNHLSWYDSREHCAAVSVTLDGPFLSAVVEKVRALAVHVVINCTVNRENDTITGSSLLYSPEGELLADNTKQIYIGHENDFLEPAHEPGPVVETPLGRLGLYACMDGVINEPPRTLALRGAQILCNSLNSFASDEGSLHVPVRAPENRVFIVAANKVGPLVPEPILVPVSEATGIPLKFLNGAGESQIVAPDGSVLACASADREEVIFADIEPCAADRKRRPDGTDVIASRRPALYRAISEDPAGQAYPAWKGAEELAASVIDPLTGGRDGLREAVSLAVEAFGGGAKLVAVPPLLDAETIAADLPAALDFAGEVVETLRQCCGAEGFIATALPMRGDDAAPRYCALLIGVDGVRLCQGQVHRSERFAWSEPVDELQTLELPFGRVAVVTSDDSIYPETFRLLAMAGVDTAVVPLEPLEAWELRTGLLERSAENRINLLAAAIGSPLGQGFATALQRDFTVLTPWEARPFDGLLSQPELYCLPVGDKRLAVTLYPAAAANKEVSRNTDLVTNRPWKLCGPITAR; this is encoded by the coding sequence ATGAGCAATAGAACCATTCGTGTAGCGGCGGCGCAGTTTCATGTGGGTACCGATGTCGATACAAACCTGGCGACGGTCTTGCGCATGCTGGATGAGGCGGCTGCGGTAAGCCCGGACCTGATCGTGTTGCCGGAGTTCTGTAATCACCTGTCGTGGTATGACAGCCGTGAGCACTGCGCTGCGGTGTCCGTGACCCTGGATGGTCCGTTCCTGTCGGCGGTGGTGGAAAAGGTACGGGCGCTCGCTGTGCATGTGGTGATCAATTGCACCGTAAATCGCGAAAATGACACGATCACCGGCTCCAGTCTGTTGTATTCCCCCGAGGGGGAGTTGCTTGCCGACAACACCAAACAGATCTACATCGGTCACGAAAATGACTTCCTTGAGCCCGCACACGAACCGGGGCCGGTAGTGGAAACACCGCTCGGGCGGCTTGGTCTTTATGCGTGTATGGATGGTGTGATCAATGAACCTCCCCGCACTCTGGCGCTGCGTGGCGCGCAGATTCTATGCAACAGCCTGAACTCTTTTGCCAGCGATGAAGGTTCGCTGCATGTCCCGGTGCGCGCACCGGAAAACCGGGTGTTTATCGTGGCCGCCAACAAGGTGGGACCGCTGGTGCCCGAGCCGATTCTGGTCCCGGTGAGCGAAGCGACGGGCATTCCGCTGAAATTTCTCAACGGGGCCGGGGAGAGTCAGATCGTGGCGCCGGACGGTAGCGTATTGGCCTGCGCGTCCGCGGATCGCGAGGAGGTCATCTTCGCGGACATCGAGCCATGTGCGGCAGACCGCAAGCGACGCCCCGATGGCACCGATGTGATCGCCAGTCGCCGCCCGGCGCTGTACCGTGCGATATCCGAGGACCCTGCGGGACAGGCTTACCCGGCCTGGAAGGGCGCGGAGGAACTTGCCGCGTCGGTCATTGACCCGTTGACCGGTGGGCGTGACGGCCTGCGGGAGGCGGTGTCACTGGCGGTGGAGGCCTTCGGCGGTGGCGCAAAGCTGGTCGCCGTGCCGCCGTTGCTGGATGCGGAAACCATTGCCGCGGACCTGCCGGCGGCGCTGGACTTTGCCGGCGAAGTGGTGGAAACCCTGCGTCAGTGTTGCGGCGCAGAAGGCTTTATTGCCACGGCATTGCCCATGCGCGGTGACGACGCTGCCCCCCGTTACTGTGCGCTGCTCATCGGCGTCGATGGCGTGCGGCTTTGCCAGGGGCAGGTGCACCGCAGTGAACGTTTTGCCTGGTCGGAGCCGGTGGATGAACTCCAGACTCTGGAGCTGCCATTTGGTCGCGTGGCGGTGGTGACGTCTGACGATAGCATCTACCCCGAGACTTTCCGCTTGCTGGCCATGGCCGGAGTGGATACCGCGGTGGTGCCGCTCGAGCCGCTCGAGGCCTGGGAGTTGCGCACCGGATTGCTGGAGCGCTCGGCGGAGAACCGCATCAACCTGCTGGCGGCGGCCATCGGTTCACCGCTGGGGCAGGGATTTGCCACCGCGCTGCAGCGGGACTTTACCGTACTGACCCCGTGGGAAGCGCGCCCCTTCGATGGCCTGCTGAGCCAACCGGAACTGTATTGCTTGCCGGTGGGCGACAAGCGGTTGGCGGTGACCTTGTACCCGGCGGCCGCGGCGAACAAGGAAGTCTCGCGCAACACCGATCTGGTGACCAATCGCCCGTGGAAACTCTGTGGGCCGATTACCGCGCGTTGA
- a CDS encoding SDR family NAD(P)-dependent oxidoreductase, producing the protein MKTVVITGSTRGIGRGLAENFLARGCRVIVSARSQNKVDEAVTELQAAYGTDAVAGLRCDITSEQELAELWGFAHARGPVDYWINNAGMSIVRKPLAEQSADDLRRIVDTNLTGLLLACKVALAGMQQQGHGQIWNMEGFGSTGQTAPGMAAYGATKRGLNYLTKALQKEVKGTAVQVNTLSPGIVVTDLLVGDYDLNSSEWQKTRKILNILGDTVDTVTPYLVQGILSAQKSGSRVVWLTGRKAFWRFLTAGFNKRDLFAGYKSHAA; encoded by the coding sequence ATGAAAACAGTGGTAATTACCGGTAGCACCCGGGGTATCGGCCGCGGCCTCGCGGAAAATTTCCTGGCTCGTGGTTGCCGGGTGATTGTCAGTGCCCGCTCCCAAAACAAGGTGGATGAGGCAGTCACTGAACTGCAGGCTGCGTATGGCACCGATGCGGTGGCGGGACTGCGCTGTGATATCACCTCCGAGCAGGAGCTGGCCGAATTGTGGGGCTTTGCCCATGCGCGCGGCCCGGTGGATTACTGGATCAATAATGCGGGCATGAGCATTGTGCGCAAACCGCTCGCCGAACAGTCCGCGGACGATCTGCGGCGTATTGTGGACACCAATCTCACCGGACTGCTGCTGGCCTGCAAGGTCGCCCTCGCCGGCATGCAGCAGCAGGGTCATGGCCAGATCTGGAATATGGAAGGATTCGGCAGCACCGGGCAGACCGCTCCGGGCATGGCGGCCTACGGGGCCACCAAGCGCGGGCTGAATTACCTCACCAAGGCGCTGCAAAAAGAAGTGAAAGGTACTGCAGTGCAGGTCAACACTCTGAGCCCGGGCATCGTGGTCACCGACCTGTTGGTGGGCGATTACGACCTCAATTCCAGTGAGTGGCAAAAGACCCGAAAAATTCTCAATATCCTCGGCGACACCGTCGATACCGTAACCCCGTATCTGGTGCAGGGGATACTGAGCGCTCAGAAAAGCGGTAGCCGCGTAGTCTGGCTTACCGGGCGCAAGGCTTTCTGGCGATTTCTGACTGCGGGCTTCAACAAGCGTGACCTGTTTGCAGGTTACAAATCCCACGCCGCCTGA
- a CDS encoding CaiB/BaiF CoA transferase family protein: protein MAHQEVLPLAGIKVVEFTHMVMGPAAGGILADLGAEVTKVEPFEGDNTRRLQGSGAGYFTMYNRNKRSLALDLKSPEGRDLALRLIDEADVVIENFRHGAMDRLGFGYAALRERNPGLIYCSLKGFLSGPYEHRTALDEVTQMMGGLAYMTGLPDRPLRAGTSVIDITGGMFGVIAILSALQQRHSTGHGQHVTSSLFETTAFLVGQHMAQQAVTGEEPPPMSVRRSAWSVYDIFHSAEGERVFVGVVSDTLWRAFCSEFQLSDFAEDASLASNAGRVAARERILPRINALFGSLPKEELMARLDRAGIPFAPINKPADLFTDPHLNAAGGLVEVTLENGQHAHLPALPVEFDGRRPGLRRDLPKAGQHSIEVARALGLSDAQIEALVEHGVLRGSRLEDPVH, encoded by the coding sequence ATGGCGCATCAGGAAGTTTTGCCGCTCGCCGGCATCAAGGTGGTCGAGTTTACCCACATGGTGATGGGCCCCGCCGCCGGCGGCATACTCGCGGACCTGGGGGCAGAGGTAACAAAGGTAGAGCCCTTCGAGGGCGACAACACCCGGCGGCTGCAGGGTTCGGGGGCGGGCTACTTTACCATGTACAACCGCAACAAGCGCAGCCTGGCCCTGGACCTGAAATCCCCGGAGGGCCGCGATCTCGCCCTGCGCCTGATTGATGAGGCCGACGTGGTGATCGAGAACTTCCGCCACGGGGCCATGGACCGACTGGGCTTTGGCTATGCGGCACTCAGGGAGCGCAACCCGGGCCTCATCTACTGTTCCCTGAAGGGGTTCCTCAGTGGTCCCTACGAACACCGTACCGCCCTCGACGAAGTCACCCAGATGATGGGCGGCCTCGCCTACATGACCGGGCTACCCGACCGCCCCCTGCGCGCCGGCACCTCGGTGATTGACATTACCGGCGGGATGTTCGGAGTCATCGCAATCCTGTCCGCACTGCAGCAACGCCACAGCACCGGACACGGCCAGCATGTGACCAGCTCACTGTTTGAGACCACGGCCTTCCTGGTGGGCCAGCATATGGCACAACAGGCGGTGACTGGCGAGGAGCCGCCCCCCATGTCGGTGCGCCGCAGTGCCTGGTCGGTGTATGACATCTTCCACAGCGCCGAAGGGGAACGTGTTTTTGTCGGCGTGGTTAGCGACACCCTATGGCGGGCCTTCTGCAGCGAATTCCAATTGAGCGATTTCGCCGAGGATGCGTCCCTCGCCAGCAACGCCGGTCGGGTTGCCGCCCGCGAGCGCATACTGCCGCGTATCAATGCCCTGTTCGGCAGTCTTCCCAAAGAAGAACTGATGGCAAGGCTCGATCGCGCCGGAATCCCCTTCGCTCCCATCAACAAACCCGCCGACCTGTTTACCGACCCGCACCTGAACGCCGCCGGCGGCTTGGTGGAAGTCACCCTGGAGAACGGCCAGCACGCGCACCTGCCGGCGCTGCCAGTGGAGTTTGATGGCCGCCGCCCCGGGCTGCGCCGGGATCTGCCAAAGGCCGGTCAACACAGTATCGAGGTGGCCCGCGCATTGGGGCTGAGCGACGCCCAGATAGAAGCCTTGGTGGAGCATGGGGTGCTGCGGGGCAGCCGGCTCGAGGATCCGGTACATTGA
- a CDS encoding Crp/Fnr family transcriptional regulator: MSSAALKPPETFFHSKLFRGLGHEELAPLAAICQRRRIPSGEQLIRQYSAAQHVYVVVAGTLMIERLSRSGRRQVIAFSYPGDYIGFTNTEDYEYSVVCLREAELQVFPRREFLTLVDRFPTLKANARQVGGNVLAQTLDQLFALGQKKAHERLCFLLAQIGRRQCGAHNADIELIMSRQDIADYLGLTIETVSRAFARLKAMQLVEIVSAHRIRVLDRSVLEELASVQ; this comes from the coding sequence GTGAGCAGCGCAGCTCTGAAACCGCCGGAAACGTTTTTCCACTCCAAACTGTTTCGCGGCCTCGGCCATGAGGAGCTGGCGCCGCTGGCCGCCATCTGCCAGCGGCGACGGATACCGTCCGGTGAGCAACTGATTCGCCAGTACAGCGCCGCCCAGCATGTGTACGTGGTGGTTGCCGGCACCCTGATGATCGAGCGGCTATCACGCTCCGGTCGCCGCCAGGTGATCGCCTTTTCCTATCCCGGCGACTACATCGGATTCACCAATACCGAAGACTACGAATACAGCGTGGTCTGCCTGCGGGAGGCCGAATTACAGGTGTTCCCGCGCCGCGAATTCCTCACCCTGGTGGATCGCTTCCCCACACTCAAGGCCAATGCGCGACAGGTGGGCGGCAATGTGCTGGCACAGACCCTCGACCAGCTGTTTGCGCTCGGTCAGAAAAAAGCCCACGAGCGCCTGTGCTTTCTGCTTGCCCAGATCGGGCGCCGCCAGTGCGGCGCGCACAATGCCGATATCGAACTCATCATGAGTCGCCAGGATATTGCCGATTACCTCGGGCTCACCATAGAAACCGTGAGCCGCGCCTTCGCGCGCCTCAAGGCCATGCAGCTGGTCGAGATCGTGAGCGCGCATCGCATCCGTGTGCTCGATCGCAGCGTGCTGGAGGAGCTGGCCAGCGTGCAGTGA
- a CDS encoding MFS transporter, with protein sequence MAIQQDRRLAGLRLAENVTGANILTFYFACLAAIMFASFIPQSQPFLLTEFLGIPQERHGMVSGLLNFWAEIAIIIAVAVFGPLSDRFGRRPVTGFGFLLISAGVALYPHARDISQLLVFRLVYAVGIAAVTTTIVALVADYVRDESRGRATGLQGVMNGVGAMVCVFLLLQLPAILQRGGATAHEAGIQTYSLVAAIAFITGILMLVGLKPGSRVPSEHSESLLSITRNGLRAARDPKIALAYGASFVARGNLMIVGTFFTLWVTNYGTTEMGMSRADALARAGMIVGIAQGCALLGAPLFGIMADKITRVRALIIALLVSAIGYGSTIFITDPFSTGMIVCAVLIGLGEIGCIITSGVLIAQQAPESHRGAVIGFFTLSGAVGILVASVVGGYLFDTWRASGPFVFFALVAALVLVWAVVLERRSASRDAQAQMLVDPA encoded by the coding sequence ATGGCCATTCAACAGGATCGACGGCTTGCGGGCCTGCGCCTCGCGGAGAACGTGACCGGAGCCAATATTCTGACGTTTTATTTTGCCTGCCTCGCGGCCATCATGTTCGCCTCCTTTATCCCCCAGAGCCAGCCGTTTCTGCTGACCGAATTCCTTGGAATCCCCCAGGAACGGCACGGCATGGTGAGCGGACTGCTCAACTTCTGGGCGGAAATTGCGATCATCATCGCGGTTGCGGTTTTCGGCCCGCTCTCCGACCGGTTCGGCCGACGGCCGGTGACCGGGTTCGGTTTTTTGTTGATATCCGCCGGCGTTGCACTCTATCCACACGCCCGCGACATCAGCCAACTGCTGGTCTTCCGCCTGGTCTACGCCGTGGGCATCGCCGCGGTGACCACCACTATTGTCGCGCTGGTCGCGGACTATGTCCGGGATGAAAGCCGCGGCCGCGCCACCGGGTTGCAGGGGGTAATGAACGGGGTGGGCGCCATGGTCTGCGTGTTCCTGCTGCTGCAGCTCCCCGCCATCCTCCAGCGTGGCGGCGCTACCGCCCACGAAGCGGGTATCCAGACCTACAGCCTGGTTGCCGCCATCGCCTTCATCACCGGTATTCTCATGCTGGTTGGACTCAAGCCCGGCAGTCGCGTACCCAGCGAACACAGTGAAAGCCTGCTGAGCATCACCCGCAATGGCCTGCGCGCCGCGCGGGATCCCAAGATCGCCCTGGCCTACGGTGCGTCGTTTGTGGCACGCGGCAACCTGATGATCGTGGGCACCTTCTTCACCCTATGGGTAACCAATTACGGCACTACGGAAATGGGCATGAGCCGCGCAGACGCGCTGGCGCGCGCTGGCATGATTGTGGGCATCGCCCAGGGATGTGCGCTGCTCGGTGCGCCGCTGTTTGGCATCATGGCGGACAAGATCACCCGTGTGCGCGCACTCATCATCGCCCTGCTGGTATCCGCCATTGGTTATGGCTCGACGATTTTCATCACTGACCCATTCAGCACCGGCATGATTGTCTGTGCGGTACTGATCGGACTCGGGGAAATCGGCTGCATCATCACCAGCGGCGTGCTGATCGCCCAGCAGGCCCCGGAATCCCACCGCGGTGCGGTGATCGGATTTTTCACCCTGTCCGGCGCCGTCGGCATTCTGGTGGCCAGTGTCGTTGGCGGATACCTGTTCGACACCTGGCGCGCCTCAGGCCCGTTCGTATTCTTCGCGTTGGTGGCTGCCCTGGTGCTGGTTTGGGCCGTTGTGCTGGAGCGTCGGTCCGCAAGCCGAGACGCACAGGCACAAATGCTTGTGGATCCAGCATAA
- a CDS encoding hydroxymethylglutaryl-CoA lyase produces the protein MVGSDIDIEISEVGPRDGLQSINRIMATADKKRWIGALAAAGLREIEVGSFVPAKVLPQLADTAEVVAFARTIPGLTVAVLVPNLRGAQAAVAAGAHKLTIPLSVSETHSLKNLRRTHQQVLEEVRGIRALLNELPPQQRPSFEGSLSTCFGCTLEGPVAEDAVLRLGESLMEAGCDEIGLSDTTGYGNPLQVRRMIRRIWESLGRETLHGIHLHNTRGQGLANALAAIEEGITTVDASMGGIGGCPFAPGASGNIVTEDLAFLLEAMGYRTGVDFERLMAAREILAAALPGEPLYGFVPDAGLPKGFQRAASIQPEIA, from the coding sequence GTGGTTGGTAGTGATATCGATATCGAAATAAGTGAGGTAGGGCCGCGGGACGGACTGCAGAGTATCAACCGTATTATGGCGACGGCCGACAAGAAGCGCTGGATTGGTGCGCTGGCGGCCGCCGGTCTGCGCGAGATCGAAGTGGGCTCCTTTGTACCCGCAAAAGTGTTGCCGCAATTGGCGGATACGGCGGAGGTCGTTGCGTTCGCCCGCACCATTCCCGGGCTCACGGTGGCGGTGCTGGTGCCCAACCTGCGCGGTGCACAGGCTGCCGTAGCCGCCGGGGCGCACAAGTTGACCATTCCTCTGTCGGTCAGTGAAACCCACAGCCTGAAAAACCTGCGCCGCACCCACCAGCAGGTCCTGGAAGAGGTGCGCGGAATTCGGGCTTTGCTGAACGAATTACCGCCGCAACAGCGGCCGAGTTTTGAGGGCAGCCTGTCTACCTGTTTTGGCTGCACCCTGGAAGGGCCCGTTGCCGAAGACGCGGTGCTGCGCTTGGGCGAATCGCTGATGGAGGCCGGCTGCGATGAGATCGGGCTTTCCGACACCACCGGTTACGGCAACCCGCTACAGGTGCGCCGGATGATTCGTCGCATCTGGGAAAGCCTGGGGCGCGAAACGCTGCACGGTATTCACCTGCACAATACCCGCGGCCAGGGCCTGGCCAATGCGCTGGCGGCGATCGAGGAGGGGATTACGACGGTGGATGCCTCGATGGGCGGAATCGGTGGCTGTCCGTTTGCGCCGGGTGCCAGTGGCAACATCGTCACCGAGGATCTCGCGTTCCTGCTGGAGGCCATGGGCTATCGCACCGGCGTGGATTTTGAGAGATTGATGGCAGCAAGAGAAATTCTTGCGGCCGCACTGCCGGGTGAGCCACTGTATGGTTTTGTGCCGGATGCGGGCTTGCCAAAAGGGTTTCAGCGCGCAGCAAGTATCCAGCCGGAAATCGCCTGA
- a CDS encoding FAD-dependent oxidoreductase: MQEYRIWECLVCGWVYDESKGAPEDGIAPGTRWEDVPKDWQCPECGVGKDDFEMIEVRRIAMAADNAAAAESPDKPLPSPVAASSDVDFSRAPVVIIGTGLAGYHLAKELRKLDQTTPLIMISADDGAHYSKPQLSTAFHKQRSPLQLVSNTAREMAETLNAQILTFTRVTAMDTASRVLTMRAGAHDQQLHYGKLVLAMGSDPVEIPMAGSAAGCAYSINDLQDFQRFYTGIAGARSVLVIGGGLIGCEYANDLIQAGFDVHVVEPQTQLLGSLIPPAAGDLVQNALTRAGVHFHLGTTVKNLDHAAGSVRVELADGSQLQVDRVISAIGVRPRVDLAQHAGVRTTRGIVTDRYLATSAEQVFALGDCADVDGHNLCYIAPLLAGARALAQTLAGSPTPVHYGNMPVSIKTTLCPVTVSPPPCNADGQWQYERSDSQGVIARFIASDGQLQGFALAGDACKQAPAFSEQTAPIMQN; encoded by the coding sequence ATGCAGGAGTATCGAATCTGGGAATGCCTGGTTTGCGGCTGGGTGTACGATGAATCCAAAGGCGCGCCGGAAGACGGCATTGCCCCGGGCACTCGTTGGGAAGACGTGCCGAAAGACTGGCAATGCCCCGAATGCGGGGTCGGCAAAGACGACTTTGAAATGATCGAAGTGCGCCGCATAGCGATGGCCGCGGATAACGCCGCTGCGGCAGAATCGCCAGACAAGCCACTGCCATCCCCGGTCGCCGCAAGCTCCGACGTCGACTTCAGCCGCGCGCCGGTGGTGATCATCGGTACCGGGCTTGCCGGTTACCACCTGGCAAAGGAACTGCGCAAACTTGACCAGACAACGCCGCTGATCATGATTTCCGCCGACGATGGTGCGCACTATTCGAAGCCGCAATTAAGCACCGCATTTCACAAACAGCGCTCACCGCTGCAGCTGGTCAGCAATACAGCGCGGGAAATGGCGGAAACCCTCAATGCGCAGATACTCACCTTTACCCGGGTCACCGCCATGGATACCGCCTCCAGGGTATTGACCATGCGCGCAGGTGCCCATGATCAACAGCTGCATTACGGCAAACTCGTATTGGCGATGGGCTCCGATCCGGTGGAAATTCCGATGGCGGGAAGCGCGGCGGGCTGCGCCTACAGCATCAACGACCTGCAGGATTTCCAACGTTTTTACACTGGCATCGCCGGCGCAAGGTCGGTGCTGGTGATCGGCGGTGGCCTGATCGGTTGCGAGTACGCCAACGACCTGATCCAGGCCGGGTTTGACGTGCATGTGGTCGAACCCCAGACGCAGCTGCTCGGCAGCCTGATACCACCGGCAGCAGGCGACCTGGTGCAAAACGCCCTTACCCGGGCCGGAGTTCACTTCCACCTCGGTACCACCGTCAAGAACCTCGACCACGCCGCTGGCAGTGTCCGGGTCGAACTGGCCGACGGCAGCCAGCTGCAGGTCGATCGGGTCATCAGCGCCATCGGCGTGCGCCCGCGGGTGGATCTGGCGCAGCACGCCGGCGTCCGCACCACCCGCGGCATCGTCACCGACCGCTATCTGGCCACCAGCGCGGAGCAGGTCTTCGCCCTTGGGGACTGCGCCGATGTCGACGGTCACAACCTCTGCTATATCGCGCCGTTACTGGCCGGTGCGCGCGCACTGGCACAGACCCTGGCGGGTAGCCCCACCCCGGTGCATTACGGCAATATGCCGGTCAGCATCAAGACAACCCTGTGCCCAGTGACCGTGTCGCCACCACCGTGTAACGCCGACGGCCAGTGGCAGTATGAGCGCAGTGACAGTCAGGGCGTAATTGCCCGCTTCATCGCCAGCGACGGACAACTCCAGGGCTTTGCGCTGGCCGGCGATGCCTGCAAGCAGGCCCCGGCCTTCAGCGAACAGACCGCACCCATCATGCAGAATTGA